A DNA window from Stigmatella aurantiaca contains the following coding sequences:
- the bcp gene encoding thioredoxin-dependent thiol peroxidase: MPIPQAGSAAPGFQLPDQNGNTVSLAQFAGKHVVLYFYPKDDTPGCTTEACDFRDESSALQKAGAVVLGVSPDSTARHQKFAAKFNLPFPLLADTEHTASEAYGVWGEKTNYGRTYMGITRTTFLIDPQGQVKHVWPKVKVAGHVQEVLALLKGEAPAGAKKAAAKKAPATPR; encoded by the coding sequence ATGCCCATTCCCCAAGCAGGTAGCGCGGCCCCGGGGTTCCAGCTCCCGGATCAGAACGGCAACACCGTGTCGCTCGCCCAGTTCGCGGGCAAGCACGTCGTCCTCTACTTCTACCCGAAGGACGACACCCCCGGCTGCACCACGGAGGCCTGTGACTTCCGCGATGAGTCCTCCGCGCTCCAGAAGGCGGGCGCGGTGGTGCTGGGCGTGTCGCCGGACAGCACCGCGCGGCACCAGAAGTTCGCCGCCAAGTTCAACCTGCCGTTTCCGCTGCTGGCGGACACGGAGCACACGGCCTCCGAGGCCTATGGCGTCTGGGGCGAGAAGACCAACTACGGCCGCACGTACATGGGCATCACCCGGACCACCTTCCTGATTGATCCCCAGGGCCAGGTGAAGCACGTCTGGCCGAAGGTGAAGGTGGCGGGCCATGTCCAGGAGGTGCTTGCCCTGCTGAAGGGCGAGGCGCCTGCCGGGGCGAAGAAGGCCGCCGCGAAGAAGGCGCCTGCCACCCCGCGCTAA
- a CDS encoding MXAN_6627.5 family MYXO-CTERM protein: MIRFFPRPGPWLLLWCLGLALPGLGHAQDGGRDDGGMDGGEVAPAPDASVGEGGADRDNPEGEDGVGRVPLTCHRSSDCSPRFSCQGGRCQYTGIREADRVGCLLGPEAAVGLMGLGLAALWRRKG, translated from the coding sequence GTGATTCGCTTCTTCCCACGTCCTGGCCCGTGGCTGCTCCTGTGGTGTCTGGGCCTTGCCCTGCCAGGGTTGGGCCATGCCCAGGACGGGGGGCGGGACGATGGTGGGATGGATGGAGGCGAAGTCGCACCCGCGCCGGATGCCTCCGTGGGCGAGGGCGGGGCGGACCGGGACAACCCCGAGGGTGAGGATGGGGTGGGCCGGGTCCCCCTCACCTGCCACCGCAGCAGTGACTGCTCGCCCCGCTTCAGCTGCCAGGGGGGCCGGTGCCAGTACACCGGCATTCGCGAGGCGGACCGGGTGGGGTGCCTGCTGGGGCCCGAGGCAGCGGTGGGGTTGATGGGACTGGGGTTGGCGGCGCTCTGGCGCCGGAAGGGGTAG
- a CDS encoding UbiA family prenyltransferase, whose amino-acid sequence MQKSSPIESLPATEPPLAVDLDGTLVRTDTLHESLLVLLKQNPLLLVLAAVWMLRGKAFFKAQVGLRVRLDASRLPYSEPLLAYLREERDRGRRLVLATAADQSIAHAVAAHLGLFSEVYASDGTVNLSGAHKLARLKQAHAEFDYAGDGEVDLTLWREARRALVVHGAPGLERRVRALGRGEVRVFERPRVGPRAWVKALRVHQWAKNVLVFVPMLAAHQGLNAGVLLQAALGFVAFSLCASSVYMLNDLLDLDADRQHPTKRLRPFASGDLPVQTGAMLAPVLLVAGFGVAALLPPAFAALLATYYGVTLAYSLYLKQVMVLDVLVLASLYTVRIFGGSLAVGIPTSSWLFTFSMFLFLSLALVKRLSEVRRLRLSNAEAAPGRGYLASDYEQLSSLGVASGYIAVLVLALYITSKEVTVLYRFHERLWLLCPVMLYWVSRVWLLAHRGLVNEDPLVFALRDKVSYAVGLVAALVVLAAT is encoded by the coding sequence GTGCAGAAGTCCTCTCCCATCGAGTCGCTCCCCGCCACCGAGCCGCCCCTGGCCGTCGATCTGGACGGGACGCTGGTGCGCACGGACACGCTGCACGAGAGCCTCCTGGTGCTGCTCAAGCAGAACCCGCTGCTCCTCGTGCTGGCGGCCGTGTGGATGCTCCGGGGCAAGGCCTTCTTCAAGGCGCAGGTGGGCCTTCGGGTGCGCCTGGATGCCTCGCGCCTGCCCTACAGCGAACCGCTGCTCGCCTACCTCCGGGAGGAGCGGGACCGGGGCCGGCGGCTGGTGCTGGCCACCGCGGCGGACCAGAGCATCGCCCACGCCGTGGCCGCGCACCTGGGCCTCTTCTCCGAGGTGTACGCCAGCGACGGGACGGTGAACCTCTCGGGCGCGCACAAGCTGGCGCGGCTGAAGCAGGCGCACGCCGAGTTCGACTACGCCGGGGATGGCGAGGTGGACCTCACGCTGTGGCGCGAGGCACGCCGGGCGCTGGTGGTGCACGGCGCGCCGGGGCTGGAGCGCCGGGTGCGGGCGCTGGGCCGGGGCGAGGTGCGCGTCTTCGAGCGCCCCCGCGTGGGGCCACGCGCCTGGGTGAAGGCGCTGCGCGTGCACCAGTGGGCCAAGAACGTCCTCGTCTTCGTGCCCATGCTGGCGGCCCACCAGGGGCTCAACGCCGGGGTGCTGCTCCAGGCGGCGCTGGGCTTCGTGGCCTTCAGCCTGTGCGCCTCCAGCGTCTACATGCTGAACGACTTGCTGGACCTGGATGCGGACCGCCAGCACCCCACCAAGCGCCTGCGCCCCTTCGCCTCGGGGGACCTGCCCGTGCAGACGGGGGCGATGCTCGCGCCGGTGCTCCTCGTGGCGGGCTTTGGCGTGGCCGCGCTCCTGCCCCCCGCCTTCGCGGCGCTGCTGGCCACCTACTACGGGGTGACGCTCGCCTACTCCCTGTACCTCAAGCAGGTGATGGTGCTGGATGTGCTGGTGCTGGCGAGCCTCTACACGGTGCGCATCTTCGGCGGCTCGCTGGCGGTGGGCATCCCCACGTCGAGCTGGCTCTTCACCTTCTCCATGTTCCTGTTCCTGTCCCTGGCGCTGGTGAAGCGGCTGTCCGAGGTGCGGCGGCTGCGGCTGTCCAACGCGGAGGCCGCGCCGGGCCGGGGCTACCTGGCCAGCGACTACGAGCAGCTCTCCAGCCTGGGCGTGGCCTCGGGCTACATCGCCGTGCTGGTGCTGGCGCTGTACATCACCAGCAAGGAAGTCACGGTGCTCTACCGGTTCCACGAGCGGCTGTGGCTGCTCTGCCCGGTCATGCTGTACTGGGTGAGCCGGGTGTGGCTGCTGGCCCACCGGGGGCTCGTGAACGAGGACCCGCTCGTCTTTGCGCTGCGGGACAAGGTGAGTTACGCGGTGGGGCTGGTGGCGGCGCTGGTGGTGCTGGCGGCCACTTGA
- a CDS encoding methyltransferase, with translation MQLGFKADNLLERVADWLNLAPRPVVQSFFGMMAARTLMAGVRLGVYGALAEGPTTAEALAERLKLSPAGTRALLEALVSCEAVTRKRGRYQLDARSKRWLDPRSPRYMGGFLEFNYAQWDWWGQLENVVRSGQPVEIHGFDPEDRRWRDYIHGMHQLALLSAPEVAAAIPLPRGARHILDLGGAHGWFSAELCQRHRGLKATVLDLEGSVRVGREIIAAAGLSHVVGHQEGNLLTAELGGPYDAVLVFQVMHHLTPAQNVALLRRVRAALSPRGTLAVLEYLSEDAEAPPSSAALIGLHYFLTSRATAYSPAEMEGFLSDAGFHITKTQAVRHLPLQTLILARPE, from the coding sequence ATGCAGCTGGGCTTCAAGGCAGACAACCTGCTGGAGCGTGTGGCGGACTGGCTCAACCTGGCCCCGCGGCCGGTGGTGCAGTCCTTCTTCGGGATGATGGCCGCGCGCACGCTCATGGCGGGGGTGCGGTTGGGGGTGTACGGGGCGCTGGCGGAGGGGCCCACGACGGCGGAGGCCCTGGCCGAGCGGCTGAAGCTGTCCCCGGCAGGGACGCGGGCGCTGCTGGAGGCGCTGGTGTCCTGCGAGGCGGTGACGCGCAAGCGGGGCCGCTACCAGCTGGATGCCCGCTCCAAGCGCTGGCTGGACCCGCGCTCGCCCCGGTACATGGGCGGCTTCCTGGAGTTCAACTACGCCCAGTGGGACTGGTGGGGGCAGCTGGAGAACGTGGTGCGCAGCGGGCAGCCGGTGGAGATTCACGGGTTTGATCCCGAGGACCGGCGCTGGCGGGACTACATCCACGGCATGCACCAGCTGGCGCTGCTGTCGGCCCCGGAGGTGGCCGCGGCCATCCCCCTGCCCCGGGGCGCCCGGCACATCCTGGACCTGGGCGGGGCGCACGGCTGGTTCTCCGCGGAGCTGTGCCAGCGCCACCGGGGGCTGAAGGCCACGGTGCTGGACCTGGAGGGCAGCGTGCGCGTGGGGCGGGAGATCATCGCCGCCGCGGGCCTGTCCCACGTGGTGGGGCACCAGGAGGGCAACCTGCTCACCGCCGAGCTGGGGGGCCCGTATGACGCGGTGCTCGTCTTCCAGGTGATGCACCACCTGACGCCCGCCCAGAACGTGGCGCTGCTGCGCCGGGTGCGCGCGGCGCTCAGCCCCCGGGGCACGCTGGCCGTGCTGGAGTACCTGAGCGAGGACGCCGAGGCGCCCCCCAGCTCCGCGGCCCTCATCGGCCTGCACTACTTCCTCACCTCGCGCGCCACGGCCTACTCGCCGGCCGAGATGGAGGGGTTCCTCAGCGACGCGGGCTTCCACATCACCAAGACCCAGGCGGTGCGCCACCTGCCGCTGCAGACGCTCATCCTCGCCCGGCCGGAGTAA
- a CDS encoding response regulator: MAPRILVVDDNTELLSLLTQLFEDAGYEVSGASKGKQAIESARANPPAAAVLDILLPDMMGYHLADTLRREQPQLPLLFITGVFKGGKHAIEARQKYAAAGYFEKPFEAQKLLEAVAKLVPPEKKAPPAASLQDAFEVELDIDVEEEGPQDAMELTGRIKVTGGGNLSAEIRGANLTANPLQKAPATVVRPPVPGRPATPVPVGGGGSGPRRGEFKDNLPALITAFYLSRETGELGVQRGKVKKVVYFERGTPVFALSNLLADRFGQFLVRVGKIRPEQLQDATVVATQSQRRTGDVLVERGLLKDTERLYYVGQQVKAIIYSLFSWDEGTYVMSFMEKAATESIKLELHPANLIVRGVKKLYKPERLRRLLQPEDRLVPAVAPSYQLNEVELERWEAELLPRVDGHRTVAELLAYANRPEHVVYGFLVAMTSLGVLDRQT; the protein is encoded by the coding sequence ATGGCGCCGCGAATTCTCGTTGTGGATGACAACACAGAGCTTCTCTCTCTCCTCACCCAGCTGTTCGAGGACGCGGGATACGAGGTGAGCGGCGCCAGCAAGGGCAAGCAAGCCATCGAAAGCGCCCGGGCGAATCCGCCCGCGGCCGCGGTGCTCGACATCCTGCTGCCCGACATGATGGGCTACCACCTGGCGGACACGCTGCGGCGCGAGCAGCCGCAGCTGCCGCTGCTCTTCATCACCGGCGTCTTCAAGGGCGGCAAGCACGCCATCGAGGCGCGGCAGAAGTACGCGGCGGCCGGCTACTTCGAGAAGCCCTTCGAGGCGCAGAAGCTGCTGGAGGCCGTGGCCAAGCTGGTGCCCCCGGAGAAGAAGGCGCCCCCGGCCGCCTCGCTCCAGGATGCCTTCGAGGTGGAGCTGGACATCGATGTGGAGGAGGAGGGGCCCCAGGACGCCATGGAGCTCACCGGCCGCATCAAGGTGACGGGCGGGGGCAACCTCTCGGCGGAGATTCGCGGCGCGAACCTCACCGCCAACCCCCTGCAGAAGGCGCCCGCCACGGTGGTGCGGCCTCCCGTTCCCGGCAGGCCCGCCACCCCGGTTCCCGTGGGCGGAGGGGGCTCGGGCCCGCGCCGGGGCGAGTTCAAGGACAACCTGCCCGCGCTCATCACCGCCTTCTACCTGTCGCGCGAGACGGGGGAGCTGGGCGTGCAGCGCGGCAAGGTGAAGAAGGTGGTGTACTTCGAGCGCGGCACCCCGGTGTTCGCCCTGTCCAACCTGCTGGCGGACCGGTTCGGCCAGTTCCTGGTGCGCGTGGGGAAGATCCGCCCCGAGCAGCTCCAGGACGCCACCGTGGTGGCCACGCAGAGCCAGCGCCGCACGGGGGATGTGCTCGTGGAGCGGGGCCTGCTCAAGGACACCGAGCGGCTCTACTACGTGGGGCAGCAGGTCAAAGCCATCATCTACTCCCTCTTCTCCTGGGACGAGGGCACCTACGTCATGTCCTTCATGGAGAAGGCGGCCACGGAGTCCATCAAGCTGGAGCTCCACCCGGCCAACCTCATCGTCCGGGGCGTGAAGAAGCTCTACAAGCCCGAGCGCCTGCGGCGGCTGCTCCAGCCGGAGGACCGGCTCGTGCCGGCCGTGGCGCCCTCCTATCAGCTCAACGAGGTGGAGCTGGAGCGCTGGGAGGCGGAGCTGCTGCCGCGCGTGGACGGCCACCGGACGGTGGCGGAGCTGCTGGCGTATGCCAACCGCCCCGAGCACGTCGTCTACGGCTTCCTCGTGGCGATGACGTCCCTGGGCGTCCTGGATCGCCAGACGTAG
- a CDS encoding trifunctional serine/threonine-protein kinase/ATP-binding protein/sensor histidine kinase, translated as MRGITGYELKAQIHRSTRTLVYRARRLADGAPVVLKLLGEEYPSLEDVTRFKREYEIGRKVSGAGAVVVLGLEPVGNSWAIVMEDSEALTLRALLEERRLSLEEALQWGIGLAAALAAVHRLGVLHKDVNPSNIVLEPLRREPRLIDFGLASVQVRETPSLLHPHHLEGTVRYISPEQTGRMNRVIDHRSDLYSLGVTLYEMLTGRVPFASVDTVELVHLHIAQRPLPPREVEPSVPLPVSEVVMKLLAKTAEDRYQSALGLKRDLEVCLAAWRAHAQAPGLGLERFLPGQYDCAHGFQLPQKLYGREVQVEGLRRALDRGARGQAGLVLVSGESGMGKSMLVHEMQGPALERGIHFLPGKFEQLQRDVPYAPLLQAFSDFVRRLLTTSEAELGRWRQRLTEALGENGQVIVDVLPLLARVIGPQPPVPELSSHEAPLRFNLVFQRFVGALVSEQHPLALFLDDLQWADHPSLQFIQMLLTESGLRHLLIVGAYREDEVGPAHPLRGMQKSLEEAGAHITVLRMGPLEPAHVEQLVTDTFHGAAGRTEPLARLLWDRSGGNPLFIGQLLRALYEDGLIGLAPDEDAWTWDLEAIRARGLTDNVVALMTSKLQRLPGPTRQVLELAACLGNRFPLRSLAIVLGCAPGEVEARLAPAIAEDLILPLDSEERAYRFFHDRVQQAAYSLISPEDRAALHLRVARMLLAREAPEQWEEHLIERVHQLNLGLSLVTGEAERCELARLNLLAGRKAKASAAFEPALRYFSVGRSLLPEDAWTRHYALCRDLFMEAMETEYANSRLERGDELSELLLERVREPVEKARVYEVRMASCVMRSEIHRTIEDGYRAMSLLGLELPRNVDLPVLLERLAPVQALIEGRSQDELLNLPPMTEPRWLALCQLSMTMISALYSQNALSALTVSMEMLKLCLLHGNAPEAPSFYVDYGVIQSSILDDMARASELADLVLALQERMNLRRLKCKVYLITAITILHWKRHLRDTLPPLQVAIEAGLETGDMEFLAYSASFLSLHQFYAGLPLDEVLQQTERSLQLMTARKLTAGSYILRTLRQTLLNLMGRSRETTRLLGESFDEARELVDLEASGSGWGLSLLYLKQGLLAYFFRDRARAAALLEVVEPHVTTQVGQFPYLLFHFYQSLALLSAHGGASEADQARFLAQVEKNQARTKHWAEHAPVNSLHRYLLVEAERARVRGDRLSAMQLYEESAAEARKQGFVNEEALCHELAAEFLLSIGRDRLARDSLLEAAGAYRRWGAEAKVADLEKRYPVAFARSRALPRVHNPLTSTSSSGGGDLLDLATVIKAAQAISGEILLDPLLERLMRIVLENAGAQRGLLILVRGGTLVIEAEQAVGSASAARLSSPVEGSALLSPAIVHFVARTRESLVLDNASAEGLFTQDPYVAAHRLRSVLCAPLISQGKLVALLYLENNHVVGAFTEGRLEVLRLLSAQASLSLQNALLFAQMEEYSHTLEQRVEARTRELQSKNEELGRAMRHLRDTQKQLVAQEKLASLGTLTAGIAHELKNPLNFINNFAELALEFTQELSKAMASPPTPAIRQEQDEVLGHLQQNVTKIREHGRRANQIINGMLLHTRELSGRRASAHLNAVLAESVDHGYLGFRAKTPGFEVDIQAEYDPEVTEVDMVVPELSRVFINAVDNACYALRRKKSVLGAAFSPRLAVRTRSQGDFVEVRLWDNGTGIPRHLLGNVFNPFFTTKPAGEGTGLGLSLSHDIVVGGHQGHIRMESQEGEFAELIIELPKRAPAL; from the coding sequence ATGCGGGGCATCACCGGGTACGAGCTCAAGGCCCAGATCCACCGAAGCACGCGCACCCTGGTGTACCGGGCCCGCCGCCTCGCGGATGGGGCCCCCGTGGTGCTCAAGCTCTTGGGGGAGGAGTACCCCAGCCTGGAGGATGTCACCCGCTTCAAGCGCGAGTACGAGATTGGCCGCAAGGTCTCGGGCGCGGGGGCCGTGGTGGTGCTCGGGCTGGAGCCCGTGGGCAACAGCTGGGCCATCGTGATGGAGGACTCCGAGGCCCTCACGCTGCGGGCCCTCCTGGAAGAGCGCCGGTTGTCCCTGGAGGAAGCGCTCCAGTGGGGCATCGGGCTGGCGGCCGCGCTCGCCGCGGTTCACCGGCTGGGCGTGCTCCACAAGGACGTCAACCCCTCCAACATCGTCCTCGAGCCGCTTCGGCGGGAGCCGCGGCTCATCGACTTCGGGCTGGCCTCGGTGCAGGTCCGCGAGACCCCGAGCCTGCTGCATCCCCACCACCTGGAAGGCACGGTGCGCTACATCTCGCCCGAGCAGACCGGGCGGATGAACCGCGTCATCGACCACCGCTCGGACCTCTACTCCCTGGGCGTGACGCTCTACGAGATGCTGACGGGGCGCGTCCCCTTCGCCTCCGTGGACACGGTGGAGCTCGTCCACCTCCACATCGCCCAGCGGCCGCTGCCGCCCCGGGAGGTGGAGCCCTCCGTCCCGCTTCCCGTCTCGGAGGTGGTGATGAAGCTGCTCGCCAAGACGGCGGAGGACCGGTACCAGAGCGCGCTCGGGCTGAAGCGGGACCTGGAGGTGTGCCTGGCGGCCTGGAGGGCCCACGCCCAGGCGCCCGGGCTGGGCCTGGAGCGCTTCCTGCCGGGCCAGTACGACTGCGCCCACGGGTTCCAGCTCCCCCAGAAGCTCTACGGGCGGGAGGTGCAGGTGGAGGGGCTCCGGCGGGCCCTGGACCGGGGGGCGCGGGGCCAGGCCGGGCTGGTGCTGGTGAGCGGGGAGTCCGGCATGGGCAAGAGCATGCTCGTCCACGAGATGCAGGGGCCCGCCCTGGAGAGGGGCATTCACTTCCTGCCGGGCAAGTTCGAGCAGCTGCAGCGGGACGTGCCCTATGCCCCGCTGCTCCAGGCGTTCTCCGACTTCGTCCGCCGGCTCCTGACGACGAGCGAGGCGGAGCTGGGCCGCTGGCGGCAGCGGCTCACCGAGGCCCTGGGCGAGAACGGCCAGGTGATTGTCGATGTGCTGCCCCTGCTCGCGCGGGTCATCGGTCCGCAGCCGCCCGTGCCGGAGCTGTCCTCCCATGAGGCCCCCCTGCGCTTCAACCTCGTCTTCCAGCGCTTCGTGGGCGCCCTCGTCTCGGAGCAGCACCCGCTGGCCCTCTTCCTGGATGACTTGCAGTGGGCGGACCACCCCTCGCTCCAGTTCATCCAGATGCTCCTGACGGAGTCGGGGCTCCGGCACCTGCTCATCGTGGGGGCCTACCGCGAGGACGAGGTGGGCCCCGCGCACCCGCTGCGCGGGATGCAGAAGTCCCTGGAGGAGGCGGGCGCGCACATCACCGTGCTCCGCATGGGCCCCCTGGAGCCCGCGCACGTGGAGCAGCTCGTCACGGACACGTTCCACGGCGCCGCCGGGCGCACGGAGCCGCTGGCCCGGCTGCTCTGGGACCGCTCCGGGGGCAATCCCCTCTTCATCGGGCAGCTGCTGCGGGCGTTGTACGAGGATGGGCTCATCGGCCTGGCCCCGGACGAGGACGCGTGGACGTGGGACCTGGAGGCCATCCGGGCGCGGGGGTTGACCGACAACGTCGTCGCGCTGATGACCTCCAAGCTTCAGCGGCTGCCGGGGCCGACGCGGCAGGTGCTGGAGCTGGCCGCCTGCCTGGGCAACCGGTTCCCGCTCCGCTCCCTGGCCATCGTGCTCGGGTGTGCCCCCGGGGAGGTGGAAGCGCGGCTGGCGCCGGCCATCGCGGAGGACCTCATCCTGCCCCTGGACAGCGAGGAGCGCGCCTACCGGTTCTTTCACGACCGCGTGCAGCAGGCCGCCTACTCCCTCATCTCCCCGGAGGACCGGGCGGCGCTGCACCTGCGCGTGGCCCGGATGCTGCTGGCCCGCGAGGCGCCCGAGCAGTGGGAGGAGCACCTCATCGAGCGGGTCCACCAGCTCAACCTGGGCCTGTCCCTGGTGACGGGCGAGGCGGAGCGGTGCGAGCTGGCGCGGCTCAACCTCCTGGCGGGCCGCAAGGCCAAGGCCTCGGCCGCGTTCGAGCCCGCCCTGCGCTACTTCTCGGTGGGCCGTTCGCTCCTCCCCGAGGATGCCTGGACCCGGCACTACGCCCTGTGCCGCGACCTCTTCATGGAGGCCATGGAGACGGAGTACGCCAACAGCCGCCTCGAACGGGGGGATGAGCTCTCGGAGCTGCTGCTCGAGCGGGTCCGGGAGCCCGTGGAGAAGGCGCGGGTGTACGAGGTCCGCATGGCCTCCTGCGTGATGCGCAGCGAGATTCACCGGACCATCGAGGACGGGTACCGGGCCATGTCCCTGCTGGGCCTGGAGCTGCCCCGGAACGTGGACCTGCCGGTCCTGCTGGAGCGCCTCGCCCCGGTCCAGGCGCTCATCGAAGGCCGCAGCCAGGACGAGCTGTTGAACCTGCCGCCGATGACGGAGCCCCGGTGGCTGGCGCTCTGTCAGCTCTCCATGACGATGATCTCTGCGTTGTACTCGCAGAACGCGCTCTCCGCGCTGACCGTCTCCATGGAGATGCTGAAGCTGTGCCTGCTGCATGGCAACGCGCCGGAGGCCCCCTCGTTCTATGTGGATTACGGGGTCATCCAATCGTCCATCCTGGACGACATGGCCCGGGCCAGCGAGCTGGCGGACCTGGTCCTGGCGCTGCAGGAGCGGATGAACCTGCGGCGGCTCAAGTGCAAGGTGTACCTCATCACCGCCATCACCATCCTGCACTGGAAGCGGCACCTGCGCGACACGCTGCCGCCGCTGCAGGTGGCCATCGAGGCAGGGCTGGAGACCGGGGACATGGAGTTCCTGGCGTACTCGGCCAGCTTCCTCTCCCTGCACCAGTTCTACGCGGGCCTTCCGCTCGACGAGGTGCTGCAGCAGACCGAGCGCTCCCTGCAGCTGATGACGGCCCGGAAGCTCACGGCGGGCTCCTACATCCTGCGCACCCTCCGGCAGACCCTGCTCAACCTGATGGGACGCTCCCGGGAGACCACGCGGCTGCTGGGGGAGTCCTTCGATGAGGCGCGGGAGCTGGTGGATCTCGAGGCGTCGGGCTCGGGCTGGGGCCTATCCTTGCTCTACCTGAAGCAGGGCCTGCTGGCGTACTTCTTCCGGGACCGGGCGCGCGCGGCCGCCCTGCTGGAGGTGGTGGAGCCGCATGTGACGACGCAGGTGGGCCAGTTCCCCTACCTGCTCTTCCACTTCTACCAGTCGCTGGCGCTGCTCTCGGCGCATGGCGGCGCGTCCGAGGCGGACCAGGCGCGCTTCCTGGCCCAGGTCGAGAAGAACCAGGCGCGCACGAAGCACTGGGCGGAGCATGCGCCGGTGAACTCGCTGCACCGCTACCTGCTCGTGGAGGCGGAGCGGGCGCGGGTGAGGGGAGACCGGCTGAGCGCGATGCAGCTCTACGAGGAGTCCGCGGCGGAGGCCCGGAAGCAGGGCTTCGTGAACGAGGAGGCCCTGTGCCACGAGCTCGCCGCGGAGTTCCTGCTGTCCATCGGCCGGGACCGGCTGGCCCGGGACAGCCTCCTGGAGGCCGCGGGGGCCTACCGCCGCTGGGGTGCGGAGGCCAAGGTGGCCGACCTCGAGAAGCGCTACCCCGTGGCCTTCGCCCGGAGCCGGGCCCTGCCCCGGGTCCACAACCCCCTGACGAGCACCTCCTCCAGCGGCGGGGGGGACCTGCTCGACCTGGCCACCGTCATCAAGGCCGCGCAGGCCATCTCGGGGGAGATTCTCCTGGACCCCCTGCTCGAGCGCCTGATGCGCATCGTCCTGGAGAACGCGGGGGCGCAGCGCGGGCTGCTCATCCTGGTGCGCGGGGGCACGCTCGTCATCGAGGCCGAGCAGGCGGTGGGCTCGGCGTCCGCGGCCCGGCTCTCCTCGCCCGTGGAGGGCAGCGCGCTGCTGTCCCCGGCCATCGTTCACTTCGTGGCGCGCACGCGCGAGAGCCTCGTGCTGGACAACGCCTCGGCCGAGGGGCTGTTCACGCAGGACCCCTACGTGGCCGCGCACCGCCTGCGCTCCGTGCTCTGCGCGCCGCTCATCAGCCAGGGCAAGCTGGTGGCGCTGCTCTACCTGGAGAACAACCACGTGGTGGGCGCCTTCACCGAGGGGCGGCTGGAGGTGCTGCGCCTGCTCTCGGCGCAGGCCTCGCTGTCGCTCCAGAACGCGCTGCTCTTCGCGCAGATGGAGGAGTACAGCCACACGCTCGAGCAGCGCGTGGAGGCGCGCACGCGCGAGCTGCAGTCGAAGAACGAGGAGCTGGGCCGGGCCATGCGGCACCTGCGCGACACGCAGAAGCAGCTCGTGGCCCAGGAGAAGCTGGCCTCGCTGGGCACGCTCACCGCGGGCATCGCCCACGAGCTGAAGAACCCCCTCAACTTCATCAACAACTTCGCGGAGCTGGCCCTGGAGTTTACCCAGGAGCTGTCCAAGGCCATGGCCTCCCCGCCCACCCCCGCCATCCGCCAGGAGCAGGACGAGGTGCTCGGGCACCTCCAGCAGAACGTGACGAAGATTCGCGAGCACGGCCGGCGCGCCAACCAGATCATCAACGGCATGCTGCTGCACACGCGCGAGCTGTCGGGCCGGCGCGCCTCCGCGCACCTGAACGCCGTGCTCGCCGAGAGCGTGGACCACGGCTACCTGGGCTTTCGCGCCAAGACGCCCGGCTTCGAGGTGGACATCCAGGCGGAGTATGACCCCGAGGTGACGGAGGTGGACATGGTCGTCCCGGAGCTCAGCCGGGTGTTCATCAACGCCGTGGACAACGCCTGCTATGCGCTGCGCCGCAAGAAGAGCGTCCTGGGCGCGGCGTTCTCGCCGCGGCTGGCCGTGCGCACCCGGAGCCAGGGGGACTTCGTGGAGGTGCGGCTCTGGGACAACGGCACGGGGATTCCCAGGCACCTGCTGGGCAACGTGTTCAACCCCTTCTTCACCACCAAGCCGGCCGGCGAGGGCACGGGGCTGGGGCTCTCACTCAGCCATGACATCGTCGTGGGCGGGCACCAGGGCCATATCCGCATGGAATCCCAGGAGGGGGAGTTCGCCGAGCTCATCATCGAGCTGCCCAAGCGCGCGCCAGCCCTTTGA